GGTCGGCAATCCGCAGGTTCCATCGCTCGGCGATGTTGAAGAAGGCACGCAGCGCCGGGCCGCCCAGATCGGTGGCGGGATGGCTTTCGGGCTGGAGATGAGCCGCCATGATTCGACTCTCCCTGTGAAGTTGGGATCAACTTTACTTCATTGGTGCATTTTTAGCCAGTGGGCCGGTTATCAGCCGTTCGGCCAGTACAGACCCCATTTTCACCGCCGCATACTCCGCCCTACCCTAGCCGGGAGGAAACGCCATGCGCCGCCGCGCCTTTGCCGCCTCGATCCTGTTGTCGCTGGTCACCCTGAGCGCATATGCCGAGGTGAAGGAAGCGGCCCCCGACCACCTGCTGATCCTGGACAGCCGCACCATCCACGCGCCTCCAGACAAGCTATACGCAGCCCTGACCGACGTCGGCCACTGGTGGAACAGTGAGCACACCTATTCCGGCGACGCCTCGCACCTGAGCCTGAAGGCCGAAGCGGGAGGCTGCTTCTGCGAGCGCTGGGATGGCCAGAGCGTGGAGCATGGCCGTGTGATCTGGGCGGCACCCGGGCACGTGCTGCGGTTGGACACGGCGCTCGGTCCACTGCAGTCGATGGCGGTCACGGGCGTGATGACCTTCACCCTGAAATCCACGCCCGGCGGAACGACGCTGCAGTTCGAATACCGCGTCAACGGCGCCAGCGGAAGCGCGCTGGACAAGGTAGCTCCCGTCGTCAACGAGGTGCTGGCGGATCAACTACAGCGTTTGCAGCGCTATGCCGAGACAGGCACGAAGCCCTGACGCGCCGGCCGGCATCATTCCGGCGCAGGTCCGGAATGATGCCGTGATC
This genomic window from Dyella terrae contains:
- a CDS encoding SRPBCC family protein, whose product is MRRRAFAASILLSLVTLSAYAEVKEAAPDHLLILDSRTIHAPPDKLYAALTDVGHWWNSEHTYSGDASHLSLKAEAGGCFCERWDGQSVEHGRVIWAAPGHVLRLDTALGPLQSMAVTGVMTFTLKSTPGGTTLQFEYRVNGASGSALDKVAPVVNEVLADQLQRLQRYAETGTKP